A genomic region of Pelodiscus sinensis isolate JC-2024 chromosome 1, ASM4963464v1, whole genome shotgun sequence contains the following coding sequences:
- the LOC102457236 gene encoding olfactory receptor 52R1-like — MQETPFCLRVGYLPPRSMSDSNRTDFTNPSTFILLGIPGLETAHVWISIPFCTIYAIALLGNITILFIVKTESSLHQPMYYFLCMLAITDLVLSTSTLPKMLSIFWFNSREIDFSACLTQLYFLHCFSVMESGIFVAMALDRYVAICHPLRHSTILTNHVVVKLGLAVLLRGGLLLLPYPFLARQWPYCRTNIIPHTYCEHMAVVKLACADIRVSSYYGLFLAFFLTCLDVSFIAVSYTQILRAIFCLPTQDARLKTFGTCSSHLCVISVSYIPALFSFLTHRFGQNVPLHFHVLIANVYLLVPPMLNPIIYGVRTRQIRDRLLQLVTHKGNEVFCLRSGFQTKL, encoded by the coding sequence ATGCAGGAGACACCGTTTTGCCTCAGAGTCGGATACCTTCCTCCCCgctccatgtcagattccaacagAACCGatttcaccaacccctccaccttcatcctgctgggcattcctggtcTGGAGACAGctcatgtctggatctccatccccttctgcaccatctATGCCATCGCCCTCTTGGGGAACATCACCATCCTCTTCATTGTGAAGACAGAGTCAAGCCTCCAccagcccatgtactatttcctctgcatgctggccatcaccgacctggtcctgtccacATCCACCCttcccaaaatgctgagcatcttctggttcaattccagagagatcgatttcagtgcctgcctcacccagctgtACTTCCTTCACTGTTTCTCAGTGATGGAGTCTGGTATCTTCGTagccatggcgttggatcgctacgtggccatctgccaccccctgagacattccaccatcctgacgaACCATGTTGTGGTCAAGCTCGGTCTGGCTGTATTGCTGCGCGGTGGCCTGCTCCTACTGCCCTATCCCTTTCTGgcgaggcagtggccatattgcagaaccaacatcatcccccacacATACTGCGAGCACATggccgtggtgaagctggcctgtgccGACATCCGTGTCAGTAGTTACTACGGACTCTTTCTGGCGTTCTTTTTGACCTGCCTGGATGTGTCTTTTATCGCTGTGTCCTACACCCAGATTCTCAGGGCCAtcttctgcctccccacccaggatgcccggctcaagacttttgggacttgCAGCTCCCACCTGTGTGTCATTTCAGTCTCTTACATTCCAGCTCTGttctccttcctcacacaccGGTTTGGACAGAATGTGCCTCTTCATTTCCATGTTCTCATTGCCAACGTgtacctcctggtgccccccatgctcaaccccatcatctatggggtgcGCACCAgacagatccgggacaggctgctccagcttgtTACTCACAAAGGGAATGAGGTGTTCTGCCTTCGTTCTGGTTTTCAAACCAAGCTCTAG
- the LOC142819316 gene encoding olfactory receptor 52E2-like, producing MSDTNLTRFTNPSMFILQGVPGLEVAHVWIAIPFCIMYIIALLGNFTILFIVKTEPSLHEPMYYFLCIVAVSDLILPTSTLPKMLSIFWFNSREIDFSACLTQMFFIHCFTVMDSGIFMAMAFDRYVAICDPLRHSTILTNQVVAVIGLAILLRGAMLALPCPMLARQWPYCRSIVIPHTCCEHLAVVNLACADIHVNNYYGLFESLLVISLDVIFIAVSYARILRAVFSLPTKDARLKTFGTCTSHLGAILAFYIPGLFSILTYQFGHTVPLSFHILFANVCLLVPSMLKVLF from the coding sequence ATGTCAGATACCAACCTAACCcgcttcaccaacccctccatgTTCATCCTGCAGGGCGTTCCTGGCCTGGAGGTGGCTCATGTCTGGAtcgccatccccttctgcatcatgtacatcatagccctcttggggaacttcaccatcctcttCATCGTGAAGACGGAGCCGAGCCTCcacgagcccatgtactatttcctctgcatcgTGGCTGTCAGTGACCTGATTCTCCCTACATCCAccctgcccaaaatgctgagcatcttctggttcaattccagggagatcgatttcagtgcctgcctcacccagatgttcttcattcactgcttcaCGGTGATGGACTCTGGGATCTTCATGGCCATGGCTttcgatcgctacgtggccatctgtgatcccctgagacattccaccatcctgacaaaccaGGTGGTGGCCGTGATTGGCCTGGCCATCCTGCTGCGTGGTGCCATGCTCGCACTGCCCTGTCCCATGCTGGCCAGGCAATGGCCATATTGCAGATCCATCGTCATTCCCCACACATGCTGTGAGCACCTGGCCGTGGTGAATCTGGCCTGTGCTGACATCCACGTCAATAATTACTACGGCCTCTTTGAGTCACTCTTGGTGATCAGTCTGGATGTGATTTTTATCGCTGTGTCCTACGCTCGGATCCTCAGGGCCGTCTTCAGTCTCCCCACCAAGgatgcccggctcaagacttttgggacctgcaccTCCCATCTCGGTGCCATCTTAGCCTTCTACATCCCTGGTCTTTTCTCCATCCTTACATACCAGTTTGGCCACACAGTGCCCCTATCTTTCCACATTCTCTTTGCCAACGTGTGCCTTCTAGTGCCCTCTATGCTGAAAgtactcttctga
- the LOC102457749 gene encoding olfactory receptor 52E8-like, which produces MSDSNTTDFTSPSTFILLGIPGLEAAHIWISIPFCIMYTIALLGNFAILFIVKTEPSLHGPMYYFLCMLAVTDLVLSTSTLPKILSIFWFNAKEINFSACLTQMFFIHCFFAMESGIIVAMALDRYVAICDPLRHSTILTSPVVAKLGLAVLLRGAVVTLPCPVLARQWPYCRTNIIPHTCCDHMAVVNLACADIRINSYYGLLVGNLVVSLDVVFITVSYTQILRAIFSLPTKDARLKTFGTCSSHLFAILAFYIPGLFSVVTNRLRHNMTQQFHVLFANLCLLVPPMLNPIIFGVRTKQIRDRMFQVFTHKGI; this is translated from the coding sequence atgtcagattccaacaccaCCGACTTCACcagcccctccaccttcatcctgctgggcatccctggcctggaggcagcccacatctggatctccatccccttctgcataatGTATACCATCGCTCTCTTGGGGAATTTCGctatcctgttcattgtgaagacagagccgagcctccatgggcccatgtactatttcctctgcatgctggccgtcaccgacctggtcctgtccacctccaccctgcccaaaattttgagcatcttctggttcaatgccAAGGAGAtaaatttcagtgcctgcctcacccagatgttcttcattcactgcttctTTGCAATGGAGTCTGGGATTATTGTGGCCATGGCATTGgatcgctatgtggccatctgtgatcccctgcgacattccaccatcctgacaagcCCTGTGGTGGCCAAGCTTGGCCTGGCTGTGTTGCTGCGTGGTGCCGTGGTCACATTGCCCTGTCCCGTGCTGGCccggcagtggccatattgcagaaccaacatcatcccgcACACATGCTGCGATCACATGGCCGTGGTAAACCTGGCCTGTGCCGACATTCGCATCAATAGCTACTATGGCCTCTTGGTGGGAAATTTGGTGGTCAGTCTAGATGTGGTATTTATCACtgtgtcctacacccagatcctcagggccatcttcagcctccccacaaaggatgcccggctcaagacttttgggacctgtaGCTCCCACCTTTTTGCCATtttagccttttacatcccaggtCTGTTCTCTGTGGTCACAAATCGGCTTCGCCACAACATGACCCAGCAGTTCCATGTTCTCTTTGCCAACCTGTGTCTCTTGGtgccccccatgctaaaccccatcatTTTCGGTGTGAGGACCAAGCAGATCCGGGACCGGATGTTCCAGGTGTTTACTCACAAAGGGATCTAA